The following proteins come from a genomic window of Diadema setosum chromosome 20, eeDiaSeto1, whole genome shotgun sequence:
- the LOC140243742 gene encoding uncharacterized protein, translating into MADVKDNKFCTHTGEEESGKKDSGVEVDIEADRESDSRLEGFHGNDVGTEAAVNEHPTTTLELDSLMFHPGMASVALGSKEDAMDDERCSSSPELASSEATGSLFPPKGQRSATDVAMDGYERFLHEAANFHQATLDEIAFLEQEREQLLLENKDLRRKVQQSEEVNHRLRLGESGRNAHITSQFKAHLQHTVRNMNYLKQRCEMLEEKLQEVGITVPHDDPMPSEDDCKPDLSDGPLE; encoded by the exons ATGGCTGATGTGAAAGATAACAAGTTCTGCACTCACACCGGAGAGGAAGAATCTGGAAAGAAAGATTCGGGTGTTGAGGTTGACATCGAGGCTGACAGAGAGTCTGACAGTAGACTGGAAGGTTTCCATGGAAACGATGTCGGGACAGAAGCGGCGGTCAATGAGCATCCAACCACAACCCTTGAACTCGATTCATTGATGTTCCATCCGGGGATGGCATCGGTGGCGTTAGGGAGCAAAGAGGATGCAATGGATGACGAGCGGTGTAGCTCTTCACCGGAACTCGCCAGTAGCGAAGCCACGGGGAGTCTGTTTCCACCCAAGGGGCAGAGGTCAGCCACCGATGTGGCTATGGATGGCTATGAACGCTTCCTCCACGAGGCTGCCAACTTCCATCAGGCTACGCTCGACGAAATCGCCTTCCTGGAGCAGGAGCGGGAGCAGCTGCTCCTCGAGAACAAAGACCTGCGGCGGAAGGTCCAGCAGTCAGAGGAGGTGAATCATAGGCTGCGTTTGGGCGAGAGCGGGCGAAACGCCCACATTACGTCCCAGTTCAAAGCTCACCTGCAGCACACGGTCAGAAATATGAATTACTTGAAGCAGCGGTGTGAGATGTTAGAAGAGAAGCTCCAAGAAGTGGGCATTACAGTGCCTCATGATG ATCCAATGCCCAGCGAGGATGACTGTAAGCCTGATCTTTCAGATGGTCCACTGGAGTAG